The DNA window CAAAGAGAAGTGCTACGGCGTCGCGCTGAAGGGCCAGAACGATTGCGCCGCTGGTCCGGGAACCACCTGCCAAGGTACGTCGACCGTCGATTTCCAGGGCAATTCCTGGAAGTTCGTTCAGGGCGGCACCTGCACCTCGCTCGACATCCCGGGTGGACGTCATGGCTCGCTGACACCGCTCAAGCGCGACCTCTAATCGAAACGGCCAGTGGAAAGCGGAGAAGACAAGATGAACGCTGACAATCGAACCGTCGCTCCTGCCGTCGAAGCGGGTGCTGAGCTCCGCTTTCCCTTCTATCCTGTTCACGGCTTGGCGGGCACCAGCTTCAAGCCGGAACATCTGTCGGCAATTCTCGCCGAAACAGGCCGACAGGGTTTTTTCGAAATCCATGCCGAAAACTACATGGGCGCCGGCGGCCCTCCTCATCATGCGCTCGAGCTTGTGCGTCGGGACCACCCGATCTCGCTGCATGGCGTTTGCATGTCCCTCGGCGGACCGCAGCCTCTGAACAAGGATCATCTTCGGCGGTTTCGCGAGCTGGTGATCAGATACGAACCGGCGCTTGTGTCGGAGCATCTGGCGTGGTCGACCCACGAGAACACCTATCTGAATGATCTGCTGCCCTTGCCCTACACGAGCGCCACGCTCACCCACGTGTGTGATCACGTGGACGAAATGCAGACGGCGATCGGGCGTCCCATTCTGTTGGAGAACCCATCCACTTACGTGCTCTTCGCCGAATCCTCCATGAGCGAAACGGATTTTATCGGCGAGATTGCAAAGCGGACCGGTTGCGGGCTTTTGCTCGACGTCAACAACGTCTTTGTTTCCGCTACGAACCACGGCTATTCGGCGCTAGAATATCTTGCCGATTTTCCACTGGCGAAAGTCGGTGAAATCCATCTCGCAGGCCATGCGGAACAGACGGACGACGAGGGCGAACTGCTGCTGATCGACAGTCACGACGGGCCTGTCGCGGACGCTGTGTGGCGCCTTTATGAGATCGTCATCGACCGATGTGGTGCAATTCCATCGCTGGTCGAATGGGACAGCAAAATCCCGGATTGGCCGATCCTGCGTGCCGAGGCCGTTGTTGCCCATGCCATCCTCGATCGGCGTTCGCAGACCTTG is part of the Rhizobium jaguaris genome and encodes:
- a CDS encoding DUF2282 domain-containing protein: MLKATVSSVLLAGAVTTALASMAAAAPLTKAEVSAAMAAHKEKCYGVALKGQNDCAAGPGTTCQGTSTVDFQGNSWKFVQGGTCTSLDIPGGRHGSLTPLKRDL
- a CDS encoding DUF692 domain-containing protein; amino-acid sequence: MNADNRTVAPAVEAGAELRFPFYPVHGLAGTSFKPEHLSAILAETGRQGFFEIHAENYMGAGGPPHHALELVRRDHPISLHGVCMSLGGPQPLNKDHLRRFRELVIRYEPALVSEHLAWSTHENTYLNDLLPLPYTSATLTHVCDHVDEMQTAIGRPILLENPSTYVLFAESSMSETDFIGEIAKRTGCGLLLDVNNVFVSATNHGYSALEYLADFPLAKVGEIHLAGHAEQTDDEGELLLIDSHDGPVADAVWRLYEIVIDRCGAIPSLVEWDSKIPDWPILRAEAVVAHAILDRRSQTLGKSYAIR